Proteins encoded in a region of the Haloglomus salinum genome:
- a CDS encoding FxsA family protein, which yields MFGLLLLFALLLSLADALLLVVVAGEIGALPTVGLVVLTALLGSLLVRSEGRATLRRLQQRAQQMEAPTDELLDGALILAGGAFLITPGLLTDLTGFLFVIPLTRYPLRVALKRWIVGPYIREKMENGSINVQFGSIGGGGGFGGAGSTGGAGGAGGPGWPEPDDGPGGRSSSGDADDGDDVYDLGDDAYDIDVGERDEDDPDRSQRGDH from the coding sequence ATGTTCGGGCTCCTGCTGCTGTTCGCCCTGCTGCTCTCGCTGGCCGACGCCCTCCTCCTCGTGGTCGTCGCGGGGGAGATCGGCGCGCTCCCGACGGTCGGACTGGTCGTCCTGACCGCCCTGCTCGGCTCGCTGCTCGTCCGCAGCGAGGGCCGGGCCACGCTCCGCCGCCTCCAGCAGCGCGCCCAGCAGATGGAGGCCCCGACCGACGAACTGCTGGACGGCGCGCTCATCCTCGCGGGCGGCGCGTTCCTCATCACGCCCGGTCTGCTGACCGACCTGACGGGTTTCCTGTTCGTCATCCCGCTCACGCGCTACCCGCTCCGGGTCGCGCTCAAGCGGTGGATCGTCGGCCCGTACATCCGCGAGAAGATGGAGAACGGTAGCATCAACGTCCAGTTCGGGTCGATAGGCGGTGGCGGCGGCTTCGGGGGTGCGGGGAGTACCGGCGGCGCCGGTGGCGCGGGCGGCCCTGGCTGGCCGGAGCCCGACGACGGCCCGGGTGGTCGGTCATCCTCCGGCGATGCGGACGATGGAGACGATGTCTACGACCTCGGCGACGATGCCTACGACATCGACGTCGGGGAGCGCGACGAGGACGACCCGGACCGATCGCAACGGGGCGACCACTGA
- a CDS encoding ABC transporter ATP-binding protein produces MASEPPPALELDGVTRRYGSTAAVDDLSLSVSEGEFFTLVGPSGCGKTTTLRLVAGFEAPTSGTVRFGGRDVAGVPPEDRDVGVVFQSYALFPHMTVAENVSYGLNFADPPGGVSEAERVAELLELVDLPDAGDRDPDSLSGGQQQRVAMARALAPGPDVLLLDEPMSALDARLREQLRVQVREIQQELGITTVYVTHDQEEALAVSDRVAVMRDGAAEQVGPPRDIYRRPASRFVAEFVGDNNVLDGEVRAVADGTATVAVGGETLSVGLDDWNGERVSVGDRLTLCIRPEALSVDGGPNRLVATVESVEFLGETTRVHLDWAGHDLLLRTRDPLTGEVTVGFDPVDAHVVECHE; encoded by the coding sequence TTGGCCTCTGAGCCGCCACCGGCGCTGGAGCTGGACGGCGTGACCCGTCGCTACGGCAGCACGGCCGCGGTCGACGACCTCTCGCTGTCGGTCTCCGAGGGCGAGTTCTTCACGCTGGTCGGCCCCTCCGGCTGCGGGAAGACGACGACCCTCCGACTCGTCGCGGGTTTCGAGGCGCCGACGAGCGGCACCGTCCGGTTCGGCGGCCGCGACGTGGCCGGCGTGCCGCCCGAGGACCGCGACGTCGGCGTCGTCTTCCAGAGCTACGCCCTCTTCCCCCACATGACGGTCGCGGAGAACGTCTCGTACGGGCTGAACTTCGCGGACCCGCCGGGTGGGGTGAGCGAGGCCGAACGGGTGGCCGAACTGCTCGAACTGGTCGACCTCCCCGATGCGGGCGACCGCGACCCCGACAGTCTCTCGGGCGGGCAGCAACAGCGCGTGGCGATGGCCCGGGCGCTGGCCCCTGGCCCGGACGTGCTCCTGCTCGACGAGCCGATGAGCGCGCTCGACGCCCGACTCCGCGAGCAACTCCGGGTCCAGGTCCGGGAGATACAGCAGGAGCTGGGCATCACGACGGTGTACGTCACCCACGACCAGGAGGAGGCGCTCGCCGTCTCCGACCGGGTGGCCGTGATGCGCGACGGTGCCGCCGAGCAGGTCGGCCCACCGCGGGACATCTACCGGCGACCCGCCTCCCGGTTCGTCGCCGAGTTCGTCGGCGACAACAACGTCCTCGACGGCGAGGTCCGCGCCGTCGCGGACGGGACGGCCACGGTCGCGGTCGGCGGTGAGACGCTGTCGGTCGGACTCGATGACTGGAACGGGGAGCGGGTCTCGGTCGGCGACCGGCTCACCCTCTGTATCCGGCCGGAGGCGCTGTCGGTCGACGGCGGGCCGAACCGCCTCGTGGCGACCGTCGAGAGCGTGGAGTTCCTCGGCGAGACGACGCGGGTCCATCTCGACTGGGCCGGCCACGACCTCCTGCTCCGGACCCGGGACCCCCTGACCGGCGAGGTGACGGTCGGGTTCGACCCGGTGGATGCGCACGTGGTCGAGTGCCACGAGTGA
- a CDS encoding ABC transporter permease gives MRRVRAGIERRSLPMLAAAVLALLVVLFYYPVATVFVDAVLVEGRLTLRVFASILTDPFYLGELARLFAGDSPVAVLRALLSADRRLGIVGFTAYQAALSTVVSVAVGVPLAYLLARYEFPGRRTVRSLTILPFVLPSIMVAVGFFAAFGADGTLNAVLGAVGLGPVDLLPSLEAIVVAHAFYNAPLVARITTASWESVDASAVETARSLGAGPFRAFRDVVWPQVYPAVLMSAALTFVFTFGTFPIVLALGGFELATLEVFIYGLIRDLAYAEGAALALLELAISLSVLYGYLRYEAAHTVEAGSIRPQERRPLRPPSWSLRELLPRIGLAAYAVVALVLFCLPIASMVYASLSGPTGLTLEHYRFLLERQVTGAAFQVRPWPAVRNSLLFGAAALAVALPMGVVVSVLTTRDYAGRELVDTIAMAPLSVSSIVVGLGLLRGLVFGVELGGVRVAVGGALAIVAAHAVAGYPFIVRVVAPGLASLDRQLVESARALGAPRARALLDIELPLVWPAVVAGAAFAAAISIGEFSATAVLASGTGQYTMPIAIERFIGRRLGPATAMGVVLLVVTSGSFLLIDRFGGDRVGL, from the coding sequence CTGCGCCGGGTCCGCGCGGGCATCGAGCGGCGGTCGCTCCCGATGCTCGCGGCCGCCGTCCTCGCGCTGCTGGTCGTGCTGTTCTACTACCCGGTCGCGACGGTGTTCGTCGACGCCGTCCTGGTCGAGGGACGGCTGACACTCCGGGTGTTCGCGAGTATCCTCACGGACCCGTTCTACCTCGGGGAACTCGCGCGGCTGTTCGCCGGTGACTCGCCGGTGGCCGTCCTCCGGGCGCTGCTCTCGGCGGACCGGCGGCTCGGCATCGTCGGCTTCACCGCGTACCAGGCGGCGCTCTCGACGGTCGTCAGCGTCGCCGTCGGGGTGCCGCTGGCGTACCTGCTGGCCCGGTACGAGTTCCCCGGGCGCCGGACGGTGCGCTCGCTGACCATCCTCCCGTTCGTCCTGCCCTCCATTATGGTCGCGGTCGGCTTCTTCGCGGCGTTCGGCGCCGACGGGACGCTGAACGCCGTGCTCGGCGCCGTCGGCCTGGGGCCGGTGGACCTCCTGCCGAGTCTCGAGGCCATCGTCGTCGCCCACGCGTTCTACAACGCGCCGCTGGTCGCGCGCATCACGACCGCGTCGTGGGAGTCGGTCGACGCCAGCGCCGTCGAGACGGCCCGGAGTCTCGGCGCGGGCCCCTTCCGGGCCTTCCGTGACGTGGTGTGGCCGCAGGTCTACCCGGCGGTGCTGATGAGCGCGGCGCTGACCTTCGTCTTCACCTTCGGCACCTTCCCCATCGTGCTCGCGCTGGGTGGGTTCGAACTGGCGACCCTGGAGGTGTTCATCTACGGGCTCATCCGCGACCTGGCGTACGCCGAGGGCGCGGCGCTGGCGCTGCTCGAACTGGCCATCTCCCTGTCGGTCCTGTACGGCTACCTCCGGTACGAGGCGGCGCACACGGTCGAAGCGGGCAGCATCCGGCCCCAGGAACGCCGGCCCCTCCGGCCGCCGTCGTGGTCGCTCCGCGAACTCCTCCCCCGCATCGGGCTGGCAGCCTACGCCGTCGTCGCGCTCGTGCTGTTCTGTCTTCCCATCGCGAGCATGGTGTACGCCAGTCTCTCGGGACCGACGGGGCTCACGCTGGAGCACTACCGCTTCCTGCTGGAGCGCCAGGTCACCGGGGCGGCGTTCCAGGTCCGGCCGTGGCCCGCGGTCCGGAACTCGCTGCTGTTCGGGGCCGCGGCGCTGGCGGTGGCGCTCCCGATGGGCGTCGTCGTCTCGGTGCTGACGACCCGTGATTACGCCGGCCGGGAACTGGTCGACACCATCGCGATGGCGCCGCTCTCCGTGTCGAGCATCGTCGTGGGGCTGGGACTGCTCCGCGGGCTCGTCTTCGGCGTCGAACTCGGCGGCGTGCGCGTCGCCGTCGGCGGAGCGCTGGCCATCGTGGCTGCCCACGCCGTCGCGGGCTACCCGTTCATCGTCCGGGTCGTCGCCCCCGGCCTGGCGTCGCTGGACCGGCAGCTGGTGGAGTCCGCGCGGGCACTGGGCGCGCCGCGCGCGCGTGCGTTGCTGGACATCGAACTCCCGCTGGTGTGGCCCGCGGTCGTCGCCGGCGCCGCCTTCGCCGCCGCCATCTCCATCGGCGAGTTCTCCGCGACGGCCGTCCTCGCCTCGGGGACGGGCCAGTACACGATGCCAATCGCTATCGAGCGGTTCATCGGCCGACGGCTCGGCCCCGCGACGGCGATGGGCGTCGTCCTGCTGGTCGTGACGAGCGGGAGCTTCCTCCTCATCGACCGGTTCGGGGGTGACCGCGTTGGCCTCTGA